The genomic region cagaaggaagcatgaagtgctccaaaatttcttggtaaacgggtgcagtgactttggttttcaaaaaacacaatggaccaacaccagcagatgacattgcaccccaaatcatcacagactgtggaaacaacactggacttcaagcaacttgggctatgagcttctccacccttcctccagactctaggaccttggtttccaaatgaaatacaaaacttgctctcatctgaaaagaggactttggaccactgggaaaCAGTCCAgatcttcttctccttagcccaggtaagacgcctctgacgttgtctgtggttcaggagtggcttaacaagaggaatacgacaactgtagccaaattccttgacacgtctgtgtgtggtggctcttgatgccttgaccccagcctcagtccattccttgtgaagttcacccaaattcttgaatcgattttgcttgacaatcctcataaggctgcggttctctcggttggttgtgcatctttttcttccacactttttccttccactcaactttctgttaacatgcttggatacagcactctgtgaacagccagcttctttggcaatgaatgtttgtggcttaccctccttgtgaagggtgtcaatgattgtcttctggacaactgtcagatcagcagtcttccccataactgtgtagcctagtgaaccaaactgagagaccattttgaaggctcaggaaacctttgcaggtgttttgagttgattagctgattggcatgtcaccatattctaactttttgagatagtgaattggtgggtttttgttaaatgtgagccaaaatcatcacaattaaaagaaccaaagacttaaactacttcagtctgtgtgcattgaatttaatacatgagtttcacaatttgagttgaattactgaaataaatgaacttttccacgacattctaatttattgagatgcacctgtaatcaCCCTCAagtcatgtgtatgactttatttcttcagcagaacacaaactaagattttatgaagaatctctcagctctgttggtccatacaatgcaagcgaatggtgaccaaaactttgaagctccaaaaagcacattaaggcagcatgaaagttaTCACCATCAAAAACTCATCAAAAGAcaccagcagtctccttggcaatcatgatttcaagctcaatttcaCTCCTGCTGCAGCGGCCTCTTgcactctgcacatgtgtcaatcactaggaagtgtaattgagcttgaaatcatgatcgtgcctagaaactgcaatggcaaaatgtacagtgaaatagGAGTTACACTTTGgtctgcttcagaagacatagattaaactacTCAAGTCTTATGAATTACGTTTATGCTGTTTTATATGCATTTTAAAGCTTtgaagttttagtcaccattcacttgcattgtatggacctacagagctgagatattcttttaaaaactttgtgttctgcagaagtcatacaaatctgagatggcatcagggtgagtgaatgatgagagaattacatttttgggtgaactaagcctttaatgccatatcaacactgttgACACAGCATTTAATAGGCAAGAACAAGGTGAAATCGATCAATAAATGAAGAATGCAAATAAATGTGAATAGTTAAGAATAAAAAAGGATaaataaaccaaacaaacaaaaaatcttcATACAGAAAAATTTAAATCTATAAGATTTTTCAAATGTACTCAAGATCCAAATTCTGAAAGTCTTCCTGATATCACATTACTAAACACATCCTCCAAAGTTCAGAAAGGTCTGTGTAAATGTTCTTTtattcataaaaatataaaaattctacagAAAATATGTAAACTATTTGCTACTGAGCATCTAGTGAAAGATACTGAGAGGGAGAGAATACTAACGTTGCCAAAGTATTTGTCGAGTAGCTCCACATAGCGGTGCAGAATCTCTAAAGCAAGAAGTTCATTGTCCTGGTTTTCCAAACCACAGCAGAAATACAGACTGGCATACCTACAAACACGTGGAAAACAtaaattttatataaacatacatttatccagtatgtttttatattcaTACAAACAGAAAATCAGTTATGCCCAGCCATGATTAAAGTCATAATCTATGTATTGATTAGATATaatataaacagcagcaattacaTTTGAGTTAATTTGCAAATTGTATATATTATTGTGCATGTAACAGTCATCTAGATTCCGTGTTAAACAACTGTTGGCATAGCAAACTCCATATTTGTAAAGGCCACAATGGGAAAACAACAGGAgagaacagagaaagagagagaggttaaGAGAGGTGTGAAAAATAGATTGAGTTTGTAGATTCACTCACAGAAATATGACAGTTTCAGTTCCTTTCAATAAAGATTTAATGTAGCATAAAATGTATGCTTTGACTAAGAAAACTGTCAAgcaatgaaacattaaaatttagAAGCATAGCTAAAATAATGCTATTTACTCTCTTAACCAATAAAGGTTCTTTGCAGCATCTTagattaaaggaattttccgggttcaatacaagttaagctcattcgtcAGCATGTGGCATATatttcaaaaagcaaaaatcaaggatacagtgaggcactttttggagggtttaaaaaggcagaaatttgaagcttataatgttatcaaagcacttacattaaatattctgttaaaacttgtgtattatttaagctgtaaagttgtttaaataattttcacgTCGTCttagtgttttagggtttacggcgttacatcgtcatggcaacaaagttgtaaaattggatatacagaaaaggttaggaagCAAATTTATCAccttaaaatcatgttaagatgtttacattttgtggctatactttaaaaaaaaaagtattttaacattaaaggaatattccgggttcaataaaagttaagatcaatcgatagcatttgtggcataatatagattaccacaaaaatttattttgactcatccatccttttctttaaaaaagcaaaaatctgtgttatagtgaggcacttacaatagaagtgaatgggggccaattgtatagtcacaagacacaagttttaacagaagattttaagtgcttttataaaattataagcttaagatttctgactttaaaccctcaaaatattggccacattcactttcattaagtgcctcactgtaacctagatttttgctttttttttaaaaagaaggggcgagtcgaaattcatttttttggtaatcaatattatgccacaaatgctgtagattgagcttaacttgtattgaccccggaatattcttttaaaaaattggtccctttcacttccattgtaagtgtctcacttgaacccagaattttgcttttttgtttgtaaaaaggagggacgagacaaaataaatttttgttgtaatcaacattatgccacaaatgctgttgactgaccttaacttgtattgaaccctgaatattccatAAAGCAAAGAACCCCCTTCTTATGCTGTACAGGGTTCTTTATGACAAGGGCTGTGTTCctttcagaagtgatcatccctatgccctattcccttttaagtctttaaaattaggaggtagaccgatatatcggttgaacCAATaaatcggtgctgatagttgttttttggaattatcggttatcgaCAAACATCTATGCCTATAGTTGCCgctagttttttttattgttattattcctcatttttttattcctcaaCAATAAacatcatctggtgaatatataggctataaaaagcttaatttggttaatacttacATGTAGAGCACTGAAACAGGGCCAAGCCGCTGTCATTTCAAAAGAAAAGTCccagtgtattttgggcttgtttatagttaaaagtcccacgctATGCACAAAATCTTATTTTTACTGGTCATTATTGGGATTTttgtagcacaataaactgctttttggattttattcatttttggacTCTTGGGGCCTCAATAGTAACTCATAGTAAAGGAATGTTTTATCATTctgtaaatcgattttaaaaactattggccattTAAAcgattatcagccttttccatcaccttttcggtattggcaaaatctactatcagtctacctctattaaaaatccactgtgagagcttcagatggctggaagatgtggggctcaaaaataactgTTATTCAGAACTCAAGTCATTTATAATGGGAATTCTGTTTGCAACAAGCCTACAGAATGGCTACTACAATTGCTCTCTGTTTTAAATGCCCTGCGAAAAGCATGGGCATTTCTACGGTTTGGAACACAGTgatggttggactgcaaaacatTCTTGAGGTTACattataggttcttcagatcaatgtattggtttctgggctcttTAATGCAACAGTACATAAATGGTTTTCTAAAGAATGTTCTTTGAGGAAGGTTCTCCTGTGACATCAGGCTATACAACACTATTTTGGAAATTATAGTTGAAAACTTCAAggttcctggtcttattgagcAAGATTCCCCTGTGCATgcttttccaaataaataaaaatgtgtgcgtTCATgacctttcatcaaaatgtaataacttgctctgcctgccactgaaacgactttccttttctaAGCCCTATGATTTTTCgatccctcccctccaaccacctgactACATTCTGATACTGTAGAACGCCTGATTttaatgatccaatcaattccagatTAATAAAGTCAAGTGCcatcccatttatttttttttatttatttttttttttgaatattctgtttcacatgGAAAGTCACATTATGGATGTTTGATGACTTCAAAGAGTGTATACTGTAATTTATTAGAAGAGACAATTGAAGGTTTCTAAAACAGATCAtgccaattcattttaataaattgcacATATCCTGCTTAGTGTGAGTATATACAGATTCATTTCACACCCTATTCTAGGGTAATAGGGGGCCATTGTATAAGAAACTGACACAAGTTTTCAATGGAAAACAAGGAGTACACAGATAGCCCCATGACATCAACTAATGACATCAGTAATAGCAGAAGAACTCGACTGAACTGGTTTACAAAAAACAGCAGGGACTAGGGCAACAAACTCCATTAGGACTTGAAACCCTTTGCATGTGGTATTTTTAATTAGACCACATAAGACCACACTGACTGTTGACTAGGTGTCTGGTTTGCAAAAATAGAGAGTTTTCTGCTCACACCTTGTGCAGCGATGACTAATGACCAAATGCGAGAGCCTTCCAGCTGCACTTTTAATTAATGCTGAAACAAATGCTCATGGTTTGTTTGAAACCAGCCTGCTCTTTTGCAATATAGTGTAGAACACatatgcagcctgttttatttatggGAAAGTGGTGGAATTTATTTGTCTCAGCTTTGGGACCCTTAAGACGAGTTTCATGCCCACCTCTTATACACAATCTTCAGATCCCTCCAGTGCAGGAAGTTACACATGCGGGGTTTTCGTGCCAACACCATAGTGGTCATGTCCTTCACAatcttcttcctctctctctcggggaggggctggaACCACTTCTGCAGACGTAACTTCCCCTGGCGACTGAACAGCAACAGGAATTGCATCTATCAGACAAAAAACAGGATATGCATTTTAATTGGATGGCTAATGACAAATTTTTTGGCCCTTTATATTTTAGGGGGTGGGCGTGACAAACTGATCATTGATCCGCGGTGGTAACACTGAAATACAGAACATCCCTGCAGACCCCACAGTGCAGAGGgtccaaaataaaactgaaagaaCATGAATTGACTGTGTGTACACTATGTGTAACCTTTCCACTCTCACATATTAACAAAATCCACATGAGACTGAGAGATAATGAGTCCTGTACGTAAAACTTTTCCATCAATGAACTAATCAGCTCAGAGTAATGATACTACTGAGAATAGAACCACTAAAAACTCATTCTAGTAACTCTTATTCTTCTCACACAGCTACACATCACAGCTGAACAGAGTATTTGTGACGCTTACTTTGTGACTTGTGAGTCACACAAACATGCTATAAAAAGCCTCTTTCACAGGTTATCAGATCACTGGCCACCAACAACAATTATTACACAGAAATGTTAGTCACACCTCTGAGAAAAGATAAAAACTGGAAAGGGTGTTCACTTTAATGGTTGAAATGGATAAAACACGCCACTGCAGAAGTGAGTAATGGCATGTAATGAAGCAAATCAATACACAGACCTTCATAACAATTCAGCAAATAAGGAAATATTAGTTTTTTGAATACAGTATCAGTCGCGTAAAAAACATCACTTAgaactagataaaaaaaaaaaaaaaaagaggtgatGGCAGATGTTCGGCTTGGCATACTACTtgtactatttttgcagtatgcatACATTGCACAGACAGCATGTGAATTTACTGTATGCAGTAACGGATGATATTATTTACCAAAAAATAcagttcaaacaaacaaacaaaaaaaactggactggaaaatgcaaaataacagtatTTATTTCAGAGAGGATAACTGGACGCCATGCACTTGCTAAATTAAATTTAGCATAATGAGGTCACGTGGCAACAatgactgtttgaaatgtttatcgttGCATACTGTGTACTGCTTTGCATACTACTTTCTTAAAATGGTAGGTGTTATACAATATGTACTATGCAGTGTGCAGTACACTAATatttagcctgatctcatgaaaattacatgactttggagacatttttgcaaaatgatatgacATGGCTCCTTACATATATTGCTGCAGTTCAgagttgaaatgtccactgagtggcactaaaagcgagtaaaattttCTCTCAAACAGTTGAGGTTTTTcaagttaatgctctattgagttttaaatcaacaaaccctaactttctgccctaaacctaaccattagtgtcataaaaagcaaacgcgagatgaaaaacgcaattgctgaagcaaccatgtcattttgtggtgcttctttgcACCCTGGTCTTTTGCATCGGAAGTGTAACACTCTATCAGATGAGctgctattttatcacacttaaacaagcttgtaaatgcagttggttatgtaatgcaaacattaaaatgccttacaagtcatgcactatagtaaaagagtatagatgtcataagataacattttgtgaagaacagggcaaaaagtaagtgtgaATCCActaataatctgccgttttactcaagtgtgatttgtgtgaaagtgaataaaagtctttGTTGCTGTAAAgcttctagtgtttatttcaccaggaaactgctgtgatatgtacaatgagccacttaagagtcattttgcaaaaatgtaggtaatgTGATGCTTTGAGACAAGGCTGCTAATATTCCAATACATCAGTACACGTGCTTTTGGTCAAGAACACAATGCTGATGGTTCATGACTCGCTCCACATGGGGCTCGAACCTACAACCTTCATGTAAAAAATAACCTTTGTTTCATCAATCATTCATTTTTAACTAGAAGATGAAATGATTACGGAGCATTAATAAGCCTGATACTGCAAGACACTCATTTTGCTCAAAACCACACAGGcacataggcaaaaaaaaaaaaaaaccaggtgGGGAAATGAAAACATCAGCTGCTTCATCGATCAAAGCATGCTGGTGAACTCTTTATTTGCCTCCTCAGTATACTCTGATGAGGGACGAAAGATGGAAACACAAGGAAAAAACAAGGAAACGAGATAGCAAAGCAGATGCAGGACTATTGTGCTCCAGAGGAAAATGAATTTCTCAAGTATTTCTTCAGTGTGGCACACCCATTACACGACAAcaggaaaagaaaagagaaaggaaaTATTGTGCTATAGATATTGATGTTTAGTTTTGAAAGCATCAGATAGAATGGGCTGATAATgataaaaaagtcacatacttttaccgcaaaattatgattttgaagGTGTTATGGACTTAAATTATAGCTGCATAACTTCCAGATATTATGCAAATTTAAAAACCattaaatcatttactcaccctcatgttgttccaaacccatatgactttcttcacacAAAAGGACACATTAGGTCAGTAGGCTAacatcattctgcctaacatctccttttgtgttccacgggaagaaagtcatacaacagAATTTTAGATTAAATCTGACCAGAAAATTTTCACGAGATTCAGATTTTTTTCCAAAGAGGCAActgtacttaatttttttttttttttttaaatctgtattaTGACACTTACTAAAATTTGCAAAATatgttgctaaaaataaaaaataaaaaaatatatatattttttggtggGTCCATCTTTTTCACTAACTtctttctctctcccacacacagacatacaaatCTCAGCAGAGGTTTCACTAGGGAAAGGTTAAAATAAATCTTTGTTTCCTCTTGGGTCTGTTCCTGCATTGATTTCTGTAGCTGTGCTTCCAGTTCTGTGAAACTCTGATTTCATTTTCCTTCTATTGTTTTCGTCGACACATCTGTGAGCAGCTACAGCACACAGGAGAAGCagctcacaaacactcacacacccacTTTACTGCTTTGGTCTAAATGAGATTCCAAAATGTGTTGTCATTTCTAAGATATTAAAAGGGCCACTTCTGCATCATTTATAAACACGATATCAGATAATCAGCAATGTAGGTAAGCGACTACTAATCTGGAGAGATTTTGCATTCACCAAATTGCAACAAAATCTTAGATTAGTTAGCAACACCAAACCTTTCCAATTCATCTCAATACttctattaaaaaattatatatatatatatatatgtatatatacacacacacacatacacacactggcagccaaaagtttggaataatgtacagattttgctgtttcggaaggaaattggtacattaattcaccaaagtgtcattcaactgatctcaaagtatagtcaggacattactgatgtaaaaaacagcaccatcactatttgaaaaaaagtcatttttgatcaaatctagacaggccccatttccagcagccatcaccccaacaccttatccttgagtaatcatgctaaattgctaatttggtactagaaaatcacctgccattatatcaaacacagttgaaagctatttggttcgttaaatgaagtttaacattgtctttgtgtttgtttttgagttgccataatatgcaatagactggcatgtcttaaggtcaatattaggtcaaaaatggcaaaaaagaaacagctttctctagaaactcgtcagtcaatcattgttttgaggaatgaatgctatacaatgcttgaaattgccagaaaactgaagatttcatacaaaggtgtacactacagtcttcaaagacaaaggacaactgtccctaacaaggacagaaagagatgtggaaggccagatgtacaactaaacaagaggataagtacatcagagtctctagtttgagaaatagatgcctcacatgtcctcagctgacagcttcattgaattctacccgctcaacaccagttttatgtacaacagtaaagagaagactcaggggtgcaggtcttatgggaagaattgcaaataaatagccacttctgaaacagaaaaacaaaaagaaaaagttagagtgggcaaagaaacacagacattggacaacagataattggaaaagagtgttatggatcttaaccccattgagcttttgtgggatcagctagactgtaaggtgcgtgagaagtgcccgacaagacagccacatctatggcaagtgctacaggaagtgtggggtgaaatgtcacctgagtatctggacaaacagctagaatgccaaggatctgcaaagctgtcattactgcacatggaggattttttgatgagaactctatttttttttttttcaaattgtaatagtaatttttcacgttattaatgtcctgactatatatctgtgatcagttgaatgccactttggtgaataaaagtactaatttctttccataagagcaaaatctgtacattattccaaacatttggccaccagtgtatatgtacatatataattatcagtagtttattttattaataaaaaaaacattaaataaccagatttataattg from Myxocyprinus asiaticus isolate MX2 ecotype Aquarium Trade chromosome 5, UBuf_Myxa_2, whole genome shotgun sequence harbors:
- the LOC127441116 gene encoding AP-1 complex subunit sigma-3-like isoform X2, translating into MQFLLLFSRQGKLRLQKWFQPLPERERKKIVKDMTTMVLARKPRMCNFLHWRDLKIVYKRYASLYFCCGLENQDNELLALEILHRYVELLDKYFGNVCELDIIFNFEKAYFILDEFLMGGEIQETSKQSIAKSIEASDMLQETMEEYMSKPAF
- the LOC127441116 gene encoding AP-1 complex subunit sigma-3-like isoform X1, with the protein product MMQFLLLFSRQGKLRLQKWFQPLPERERKKIVKDMTTMVLARKPRMCNFLHWRDLKIVYKRYASLYFCCGLENQDNELLALEILHRYVELLDKYFGNVCELDIIFNFEKAYFILDEFLMGGEIQETSKQSIAKSIEASDMLQETMEEYMSKPAF